A region of Anguilla rostrata isolate EN2019 chromosome 10, ASM1855537v3, whole genome shotgun sequence DNA encodes the following proteins:
- the tars1 gene encoding threonine--tRNA ligase 1, cytoplasmic isoform X2 codes for MDEDKVTRQMEGLQVEDKDGAGDKKIKDGGKKKNKGGGDTVGKSELNPPPQYIEERLSLYSKLKDEHDALLAERAAKDSKPIKITLPDGKVVDGESWRTTPYQVASGISQGLADNTVIAKVNNDVWDLDRPLEADCSLQLLKFDDEEAQAVYWHSSAHIMGEAMERVYGGCLCYGPPIENGFYYDMYLENEGVSSHDFPGLENLCKKIIKEKQPFERLEIKKETLLEMFKYNKFKCRILNEKVKTPTTTVYRCGPLIDLCRGPHVRHTGKIKALKIHKNSSTYWEGKADMESLQRIYGISFPDPKMLKEWEKFQEEAKNRDHRKLGRDQDLFFFHDLSPGSCFFLPKGAYIYNSLVQFIRSEYKKRGFQEVVTPNIYNSKLWQTSGHWQHYSENMFSFEAEKETFALKPMNCPGHCLMFDHRPRSWRELPLRMADFGVLHRNELSGTLTGLTRVRRFQQDDAHIFCSMDQIEGEIKGCLDFLRTVYDVFGFTFKLKLSTRPEKFLGEKEVWDTAEKQLENSLNEFGEKWVLNPGDGAFYGPKIDIEIKDAIGRYHQCATIQLDFQLPIRFNLTFVSHDGEDKQRPVIIHRAILGSVERMIAILTENYGGKWPLWLSPRQVMVVPVGPTCEEYAQRVQQEFHSNGLMTDVDLDPGCTLNKKIRNAQLAQYNFILVVGEKEKSSETVNVRTRDNKVHGERSAKDCLERLRHLKAVRTRNAEEEF; via the exons CTGAACCCGCCGCCCCAGTACATCGAAGAACGCCTGTCCCTGTACAGCAAGCTGAAGGACGAGCACGACGCCCTGTTGGCGGAGAGGGCGGCCAAGGACAGCAAGCCCATCAAAATCACTCTTCCCGACGGGAAAGTGGTGGATGGCGAGTCATGGAGAACCACCCCTTACCAGGTGGCCTCTGGGATCAG TCAAGGTCTGGCCGACAACACGGTGATCGCCAAGGTGAACAACGACGTGTGGGACCTGGACAGGCCTCTGGAGGCCgactgcagcctgcagctgctcAAGTTCGACGACGAGGAGGCGCAAGCG GTGTACTGGCACTCGAGCGCCCACATCATGGGCGAGGCCATGGAGAGGGTCTACGGAGGCTGCCTGTGCTACGGACCCCCCATAGAGAACGGGTTTTACTACGACATGTACCTCGAAAACGA GGGTGTGTCGAGCCATGATTTCCCAGGTCTGGAGAATCTATGCAAGAAGATTATAAAGGAGAAGCAGCCCTTTGAGAGGCTAGAGATCAAGAAGGAGACCCTGCTGGAAATGTTCAAG TACAATAAGTTTAAGTGCAGGATTTTGAATGAGAAAGTGAAGACTCCAACAACTACTGTTTACAG GTGTGGGCCATTGATCGACCTCTGCAGGGGGCCACACGTCAGACACACTGGAAAGATCAAGGCCTTGAAGATCCACAAG aacTCCTCCACATACTGGGAGGGGAAAGCTGACATGGAGTCTCTGCAGAGGATTTACGGGATCTCCTTCCCCGACCCCAAGATGCTGAAGGAGTGGGAGAAGTTCCAGGAGGAGGCCAAGAACCGGGACCACCGCAAACTGGGCCGG GATCAGGACCTGTTCTTCTTCCATGACTTGAGTCCCGGGAGCTGCTTCTTCCTGCCCAAGGGGGCCTACATCTACAACAGCCTGGTGCAGTTCATCAGG AGCGAGTACAAGAAGAGGGGCTTCCAGGAGGTGGTGACCCCCAACATTTACAACAGCAAGCTGTGGCAGACCTCCGGCCACTGGCAGCACTACAGCGAGAACATGTTCTCCTTCGAGGCGGAGAAGGAGACCTTCGCTCTCAAGCCTATGAACTGCCCGGGGCACTG cctgatGTTCGACCACCGGCCGCGCTCCTGGCGCGAGCTGCCCCTCCGCATGGCCGACTTCGGCGTCCTGCACCGCAACGAGCTGTCGGGGACGCTGACCGGCCTCACCCGCGTCCGCCGCTTCCAGCAGGACGACGCCCACATCTTCTGCTCCATGGACCAG aTTGAGGGAGAGATCAAGGGCTGCCTGGACTTCCTCCGCACCGTCTACGACGTGTTCGGCTTCACCTTCAAGCTCAAACTCTCCACCCGGCCCGAGAAGTTCCTGGGCGAGAAGGAAGTGTGGGACACAGCGGAGAAG CAACTGGAGAACAGCCTGAATGAGTTCGGGGAGAAGTGGGTGTTGAATCCTGGGGACGGAGCTTTCTATGGACCAAAG ATCGACATTGAGATCAAGGATGCAATTGGAAGATACCACCAGTGTGCCACCATCCAGCTAGACTTCCAGCTGCCAATACGTTTCAATCTCACCTTCGTCAG CCACGACGGTGAAGATAAGCAGAGACCAGTCATCATCCACAGGGCCATTCTGGGCTCGGTGGAGAGAATGATCGCCATCCTGACTGAAAACTACGGGGGCAAATG GCCGCTCTGGCTGTCCCCGCGGCAGGTGATGGTCGTGCCGGTGGGGCCCACCTGCGAAGAGTACGCCCAGCGG GTGCAGCAGGAGTTCCACAGTAACGGCCTCATGACCGACGTGGACCTGGACCCGGGCTGCACTCTGAACAAGAAGATCAGGAACGCACAGCTGGCTCAGTACAACTTCATCCTGG TGGTTGGCGAGAAGGAGAAGAGCAGCGAGACGGTGAACGTGCGCACGCGGGACAACAAGGTCCACGGGGAACGGAGCGCGAAGGACTGCTTGGAGCGCTTGCGCCACCTAAAGGCCGTGCGCACCCGCAACGCCGAAGAGGAATTCTGA
- the tars1 gene encoding threonine--tRNA ligase 1, cytoplasmic isoform X1, translated as MDEDKVTRQMEGLQVEDNKDGAGDKKIKDGGKKKNKGGGDTVGKSELNPPPQYIEERLSLYSKLKDEHDALLAERAAKDSKPIKITLPDGKVVDGESWRTTPYQVASGISQGLADNTVIAKVNNDVWDLDRPLEADCSLQLLKFDDEEAQAVYWHSSAHIMGEAMERVYGGCLCYGPPIENGFYYDMYLENEGVSSHDFPGLENLCKKIIKEKQPFERLEIKKETLLEMFKYNKFKCRILNEKVKTPTTTVYRCGPLIDLCRGPHVRHTGKIKALKIHKNSSTYWEGKADMESLQRIYGISFPDPKMLKEWEKFQEEAKNRDHRKLGRDQDLFFFHDLSPGSCFFLPKGAYIYNSLVQFIRSEYKKRGFQEVVTPNIYNSKLWQTSGHWQHYSENMFSFEAEKETFALKPMNCPGHCLMFDHRPRSWRELPLRMADFGVLHRNELSGTLTGLTRVRRFQQDDAHIFCSMDQIEGEIKGCLDFLRTVYDVFGFTFKLKLSTRPEKFLGEKEVWDTAEKQLENSLNEFGEKWVLNPGDGAFYGPKIDIEIKDAIGRYHQCATIQLDFQLPIRFNLTFVSHDGEDKQRPVIIHRAILGSVERMIAILTENYGGKWPLWLSPRQVMVVPVGPTCEEYAQRVQQEFHSNGLMTDVDLDPGCTLNKKIRNAQLAQYNFILVVGEKEKSSETVNVRTRDNKVHGERSAKDCLERLRHLKAVRTRNAEEEF; from the exons CTGAACCCGCCGCCCCAGTACATCGAAGAACGCCTGTCCCTGTACAGCAAGCTGAAGGACGAGCACGACGCCCTGTTGGCGGAGAGGGCGGCCAAGGACAGCAAGCCCATCAAAATCACTCTTCCCGACGGGAAAGTGGTGGATGGCGAGTCATGGAGAACCACCCCTTACCAGGTGGCCTCTGGGATCAG TCAAGGTCTGGCCGACAACACGGTGATCGCCAAGGTGAACAACGACGTGTGGGACCTGGACAGGCCTCTGGAGGCCgactgcagcctgcagctgctcAAGTTCGACGACGAGGAGGCGCAAGCG GTGTACTGGCACTCGAGCGCCCACATCATGGGCGAGGCCATGGAGAGGGTCTACGGAGGCTGCCTGTGCTACGGACCCCCCATAGAGAACGGGTTTTACTACGACATGTACCTCGAAAACGA GGGTGTGTCGAGCCATGATTTCCCAGGTCTGGAGAATCTATGCAAGAAGATTATAAAGGAGAAGCAGCCCTTTGAGAGGCTAGAGATCAAGAAGGAGACCCTGCTGGAAATGTTCAAG TACAATAAGTTTAAGTGCAGGATTTTGAATGAGAAAGTGAAGACTCCAACAACTACTGTTTACAG GTGTGGGCCATTGATCGACCTCTGCAGGGGGCCACACGTCAGACACACTGGAAAGATCAAGGCCTTGAAGATCCACAAG aacTCCTCCACATACTGGGAGGGGAAAGCTGACATGGAGTCTCTGCAGAGGATTTACGGGATCTCCTTCCCCGACCCCAAGATGCTGAAGGAGTGGGAGAAGTTCCAGGAGGAGGCCAAGAACCGGGACCACCGCAAACTGGGCCGG GATCAGGACCTGTTCTTCTTCCATGACTTGAGTCCCGGGAGCTGCTTCTTCCTGCCCAAGGGGGCCTACATCTACAACAGCCTGGTGCAGTTCATCAGG AGCGAGTACAAGAAGAGGGGCTTCCAGGAGGTGGTGACCCCCAACATTTACAACAGCAAGCTGTGGCAGACCTCCGGCCACTGGCAGCACTACAGCGAGAACATGTTCTCCTTCGAGGCGGAGAAGGAGACCTTCGCTCTCAAGCCTATGAACTGCCCGGGGCACTG cctgatGTTCGACCACCGGCCGCGCTCCTGGCGCGAGCTGCCCCTCCGCATGGCCGACTTCGGCGTCCTGCACCGCAACGAGCTGTCGGGGACGCTGACCGGCCTCACCCGCGTCCGCCGCTTCCAGCAGGACGACGCCCACATCTTCTGCTCCATGGACCAG aTTGAGGGAGAGATCAAGGGCTGCCTGGACTTCCTCCGCACCGTCTACGACGTGTTCGGCTTCACCTTCAAGCTCAAACTCTCCACCCGGCCCGAGAAGTTCCTGGGCGAGAAGGAAGTGTGGGACACAGCGGAGAAG CAACTGGAGAACAGCCTGAATGAGTTCGGGGAGAAGTGGGTGTTGAATCCTGGGGACGGAGCTTTCTATGGACCAAAG ATCGACATTGAGATCAAGGATGCAATTGGAAGATACCACCAGTGTGCCACCATCCAGCTAGACTTCCAGCTGCCAATACGTTTCAATCTCACCTTCGTCAG CCACGACGGTGAAGATAAGCAGAGACCAGTCATCATCCACAGGGCCATTCTGGGCTCGGTGGAGAGAATGATCGCCATCCTGACTGAAAACTACGGGGGCAAATG GCCGCTCTGGCTGTCCCCGCGGCAGGTGATGGTCGTGCCGGTGGGGCCCACCTGCGAAGAGTACGCCCAGCGG GTGCAGCAGGAGTTCCACAGTAACGGCCTCATGACCGACGTGGACCTGGACCCGGGCTGCACTCTGAACAAGAAGATCAGGAACGCACAGCTGGCTCAGTACAACTTCATCCTGG TGGTTGGCGAGAAGGAGAAGAGCAGCGAGACGGTGAACGTGCGCACGCGGGACAACAAGGTCCACGGGGAACGGAGCGCGAAGGACTGCTTGGAGCGCTTGCGCCACCTAAAGGCCGTGCGCACCCGCAACGCCGAAGAGGAATTCTGA